GTTACAGAAAAGTTTTTTGGGAAGTATGGCGACGCAACAATCTTCGTCAGCAGGTTCATCCCGATTGTACGCCACCTTATCTCGATCCCCGCAGGTGTTGGGAAAATGAACCTCGTGAAGTTTGGGATTTACACCGTTATCGGTGCGGGTATGTGGAACACATTCCTCGCGTGGTGTGGGTATGTGTTAAAAGAACACTGGGACGCTGTGATGAAGTATAGTAAGGTAGTGGACATCGTCGTTCTTGTCATACTTGTCGGGTTGGTAGGGTTGTTTATCTACCGCCATGTGAGAAAAACGAAGCGTACTTGAGGAATATAGAGAAATGAATGCAGCGGTTCTAATGGTTGTAGCACTATTAGTAATAGGAGCAGGATTCATTGGTAAAGGCGTGGGTACTGATAAAAAAGTAACGATGACGGAAAGTAAAACGCAACAACAATCGAATGTTAGTAGCAGTGAACAAAAAACTGATACAACAACAGTTACACAAAGTGATTTGAATAATAGAA
This is a stretch of genomic DNA from Elusimicrobiota bacterium. It encodes these proteins:
- a CDS encoding DedA family protein, which encodes MGLTEFLAGYITKFIDATGYASVFILMTMESMVFPIPSEAVMPFAGFLISDGKFTFVLVTFWSTLGSIVGSMLSYFMGKYGGKPFVNKFGKYLLLDEEELAVTEKFFGKYGDATIFVSRFIPIVRHLISIPAGVGKMNLVKFGIYTVIGAGMWNTFLAWCGYVLKEHWDAVMKYSKVVDIVVLVILVGLVGLFIYRHVRKTKRT